The Pelmatolapia mariae isolate MD_Pm_ZW linkage group LG10_11, Pm_UMD_F_2, whole genome shotgun sequence genome includes a region encoding these proteins:
- the cnr2 gene encoding cannabinoid receptor 2 isoform X1 — protein MTDGEAATSVEHGHTVNNSCVNLMCYKVLSVEERKAIGAICFLAGPVTLLENVLVLGVIASTATLRKRPSYLFIGSLALADVFASCFFTISFLHFHLFNLKDGPDAYLFKLGGVTMAFSGSVGSLLLTALDRYLCIYQASTYKVLLTRRRALLSLLILWSTIIFLSFLPLMGWRCSTGLTPPCSNLFPYINKHYQAFWTSFILVILVLILGAYALILWKAHRHESSMTSFQGAAGKGQARMRMDIRLARTFGLILLILVGCWVPVLSFMLVDVSVILTHDQQRAFAFCSTLCLVNSSVNPLLYALRCRELRIALLRMLQKLCCKERCKKLTEDSSHGLPSAEDNCTALSEDEMPKARTTRPDSISEMVYSHQLTMRK, from the exons ATGACGGACGGGGAGGCAGCTACTTCTGTAGAGCATGGACACACAG TTAACAACTCCTGTGTCAATCTGATGTGCTACAAGGTCCTGAGTGTTGAAGAGAGGAAAGCCATCGGCGCAATCTGTTTCCTGGCGGGCCCTGTCACACTACTGGAAAATGTTCTTGTGCTGGGGGTGATTGCTAGCACAGCCACCTTGCGAAAGCGGCCATCCTATCTGTTTATTGGCAGCCTTGCTCTGGCTGATGTCTTTGCCAGTTGTTTCTTCACCATAAGTTTCTTACACTTTCACCTCTTTAATCTCAAAGATGGCCCAGACGCCTACCTCTTCAAGCTAGGTGGTGTCACCATGGCCTTCTCTGGTTCAGTGGGAAGTTTACTGCTGACTGCTCTGGACCGCTACCTCTGCATCTACCAGGCCTCGACTTACAAGGTGTTGCTGACACGGCGCAGAGCCCTGCTGAGCCTTCTGATTCTCTGGAGTACAAtcatcttcctctccttcttACCTCTAATGGGCTGGAGGTGTTCCACAGGTCTTACTCCACCTTGCTCAAACTTGTTTCCATACATCAATAAGCACTATCAAGCTTTCTGGACCAGCTTCATCCTTGTGATTCTGGTTCTGATTTTGGGGGCTTATGCTCTCATCCTGTGGAAGGCCCACCGCCATGAGTCCTCAATGACCAGCTTCCAGGGAGCAGCAGGAAAAGGTCAAGCTCGCATGAGGATGGATATCCGGTTGGCTCGCACCTTTGGCCTGATTCTGCTCATACTAGTGGGCTGTTGGGTTCCTGTGCTTTCTTTCATGCTAGTAGATGTCTCCGTGATCCTGACCCATGACCAACAGCGGGCCTTTGCTTTCTGCAGCACCCTCTGTCTGGTCAACTCTTCAGTCAACCCACTGCTGTACGCCCTGCGCTGTCGAGAACTAAGAATTGCTCTTTTGCGGATGCTGCAAAAGCTGTGTTGCAAGGAAAGGTGTAAAAAACTCACAGAAGACTCAAGCCATGGACTGCCCTCTGCAGAAGACAACTGTACTGCTTTATCTGAGGATGAGATGCCCAAGGCCAGAACCACCAGACCTGACTCCATTTCAGAAATGGTGTACAGTCACCAGTTGACCATGAGAAAGTGA
- the cnr2 gene encoding cannabinoid receptor 2 isoform X2 produces MDTQVLSVEERKAIGAICFLAGPVTLLENVLVLGVIASTATLRKRPSYLFIGSLALADVFASCFFTISFLHFHLFNLKDGPDAYLFKLGGVTMAFSGSVGSLLLTALDRYLCIYQASTYKVLLTRRRALLSLLILWSTIIFLSFLPLMGWRCSTGLTPPCSNLFPYINKHYQAFWTSFILVILVLILGAYALILWKAHRHESSMTSFQGAAGKGQARMRMDIRLARTFGLILLILVGCWVPVLSFMLVDVSVILTHDQQRAFAFCSTLCLVNSSVNPLLYALRCRELRIALLRMLQKLCCKERCKKLTEDSSHGLPSAEDNCTALSEDEMPKARTTRPDSISEMVYSHQLTMRK; encoded by the exons ATGGACACACAG GTCCTGAGTGTTGAAGAGAGGAAAGCCATCGGCGCAATCTGTTTCCTGGCGGGCCCTGTCACACTACTGGAAAATGTTCTTGTGCTGGGGGTGATTGCTAGCACAGCCACCTTGCGAAAGCGGCCATCCTATCTGTTTATTGGCAGCCTTGCTCTGGCTGATGTCTTTGCCAGTTGTTTCTTCACCATAAGTTTCTTACACTTTCACCTCTTTAATCTCAAAGATGGCCCAGACGCCTACCTCTTCAAGCTAGGTGGTGTCACCATGGCCTTCTCTGGTTCAGTGGGAAGTTTACTGCTGACTGCTCTGGACCGCTACCTCTGCATCTACCAGGCCTCGACTTACAAGGTGTTGCTGACACGGCGCAGAGCCCTGCTGAGCCTTCTGATTCTCTGGAGTACAAtcatcttcctctccttcttACCTCTAATGGGCTGGAGGTGTTCCACAGGTCTTACTCCACCTTGCTCAAACTTGTTTCCATACATCAATAAGCACTATCAAGCTTTCTGGACCAGCTTCATCCTTGTGATTCTGGTTCTGATTTTGGGGGCTTATGCTCTCATCCTGTGGAAGGCCCACCGCCATGAGTCCTCAATGACCAGCTTCCAGGGAGCAGCAGGAAAAGGTCAAGCTCGCATGAGGATGGATATCCGGTTGGCTCGCACCTTTGGCCTGATTCTGCTCATACTAGTGGGCTGTTGGGTTCCTGTGCTTTCTTTCATGCTAGTAGATGTCTCCGTGATCCTGACCCATGACCAACAGCGGGCCTTTGCTTTCTGCAGCACCCTCTGTCTGGTCAACTCTTCAGTCAACCCACTGCTGTACGCCCTGCGCTGTCGAGAACTAAGAATTGCTCTTTTGCGGATGCTGCAAAAGCTGTGTTGCAAGGAAAGGTGTAAAAAACTCACAGAAGACTCAAGCCATGGACTGCCCTCTGCAGAAGACAACTGTACTGCTTTATCTGAGGATGAGATGCCCAAGGCCAGAACCACCAGACCTGACTCCATTTCAGAAATGGTGTACAGTCACCAGTTGACCATGAGAAAGTGA
- the pnrc2 gene encoding proline-rich nuclear receptor coactivator 2 has translation MGGGERYNIPVTHPERPLAKKNHQLGRAKQRSRDQNGAAASVGGAGGLHHHGHRRSEKGAAYHRSPETRQAVSAEKNASVRFSTNYDQNWEGAVSHLNTLLATQGSPSYAGPKFSEPPSPSVLPKPPSHWVSFPIGSCDNREVMTFQLKSLLKVQA, from the coding sequence ATGGGAGgtggagagaggtacaacattCCAGTTACCCACCCTGAGCGCCCTTTGGCCAAGAAGAACCACCAGCTTGGCCGGGCAAAGCAGCGAAGCCGTGACCAGAACGGAGCAGCTGCATCCGTAGGGGGGGCAGGGGGCCTTCACCACCACGGCCACCGACGGAGCGAGAAAGGCGCTGCCTACCACAGGTCTCCAGAGACACGGCAGGCCGTGTCTGCAGAGAAGAATGCTTCTGTCCGTTTTTCCACCAACTATGATCAGAACTGGGAGGGTGCAGTGTCTCATCTCAACACACTCCTGGCAACCCAAGGCAGCCCAAGCTATGCAGGGCCTAAATTCAGTGAGCCACCTTCACCCAGTGTTTTGCCCAAACCCCCTAGTCACTGGGTGTCTTTCCCTATAGGCTCCTGTGACAACAGGGAGGTTATGACCTTCCAGCTCAAGAGCCTCCTGAAGGTGCAGGCCTGA
- the srsf10a gene encoding serine/arginine-rich splicing factor 10 isoform X2, which translates to MARYLRPPNTSLFVRNIADESRPEDLRREFGRYGPIVDVYIPLDFYTRRPRGFAYIQYPLFFHMFEDVRDAEDALHNLDRKWVCGRQIEIQFAQGDRKTPNQMKAKERHSPRSFSRYEDDRDTRRRRSRSRSYDRRRSRSPSFDRRPRRSESPRDSRSYSRHRRSRSHENNKHKAPPSDHHRTHHETASHSTSRSPSASRSRPKGKKSQSRSHSPAEDFHPSQKQSVRRSPSRSYSRSMSRSRSRSRSWAGRKSGGH; encoded by the exons ATGGCGAGATACCTCAGGCCTCCGAATACATCTCTTTTTGTCAGAAACATCGCCGACGAGTCCAG GCCAGAGGATTTACGGCGTGAGTTTGGTCGTTATGGGCCTATTGTAGATGTCTACATTCCACTTGACTTCTATACACGACGACCAAGAGGATTTGCTTACATTCAATATCCTTTATTCTTTCA CATGTTTGAAGATGTCCGGGATGCAGAAGATGCTCTTCACAACCTGGATCGTAAATGGGTTTGCGGGCGCCAGATTGAGATCCAGTTTGCACAGGGAGACCGCAAGA CCCCTAATCAGATGAAGGCCAAGGAGCGCCACTCCCCTCGCAGTTTCTCTCGCTATGAGGATGATCGGGATACCCGCAGAAGACGCTCCCGGAGTCGCAGTTATGATCGCCGCAGGTCCCGGAGCCCTTCTTTTGACCGTCGCCCTCGGAGGTCTGAGAGCCCTAGAGA CTCTCGATCCTACAGCCGACACAGACGAAGCAGAAGCCATGAAAATAACAA GCACAAAGCTCCTCCCAGTGACCACCACAGAACGCACCATGAAACAGCCTCACACTCCACCTCCCGCTCCCCATCAGCGTCCAGGTCAAGACCAAAAGGTAAAAAGAGCCAGTCCAGGTCTCACAGTCCTGCCGAAGACTTCCACCCATCCCAGAAACAGTCTGTCAGGAGATCCCCATCACGCTCCTACTCTAGATCCATGTCCCGGTCACGCTCTCGCTCCAGGTCCTGGGCTGGACGCAAGTCTGGAGGCCACTGA
- the srsf10a gene encoding serine/arginine-rich splicing factor 10 isoform X1 has translation MFEDVRDAEDALHNLDRKWVCGRQIEIQFAQGDRKTPNQMKAKERHSPRSFSRYEDDRDTRRRRSRSRSYDRRRSRSPSFDRRPRRSESPRDSRSYSRHRRSRSHENNKHKAPPSDHHRTHHETASHSTSRSPSASRSRPKGKKSQSRSHSPAEDFHPSQKQSVRRSPSRSYSRSMSRSRSRSRSWAGRKSGGH, from the exons ATGTTTGAAGATGTCCGGGATGCAGAAGATGCTCTTCACAACCTGGATCGTAAATGGGTTTGCGGGCGCCAGATTGAGATCCAGTTTGCACAGGGAGACCGCAAGA CCCCTAATCAGATGAAGGCCAAGGAGCGCCACTCCCCTCGCAGTTTCTCTCGCTATGAGGATGATCGGGATACCCGCAGAAGACGCTCCCGGAGTCGCAGTTATGATCGCCGCAGGTCCCGGAGCCCTTCTTTTGACCGTCGCCCTCGGAGGTCTGAGAGCCCTAGAGA CTCTCGATCCTACAGCCGACACAGACGAAGCAGAAGCCATGAAAATAACAA GCACAAAGCTCCTCCCAGTGACCACCACAGAACGCACCATGAAACAGCCTCACACTCCACCTCCCGCTCCCCATCAGCGTCCAGGTCAAGACCAAAAGGTAAAAAGAGCCAGTCCAGGTCTCACAGTCCTGCCGAAGACTTCCACCCATCCCAGAAACAGTCTGTCAGGAGATCCCCATCACGCTCCTACTCTAGATCCATGTCCCGGTCACGCTCTCGCTCCAGGTCCTGGGCTGGACGCAAGTCTGGAGGCCACTGA
- the fabp10a gene encoding fatty acid-binding protein 10-A, liver basic, with amino-acid sequence MDFSGTWQVYAQENYEEFLRALELPEDVIKVAKDIKPITEIKQSGNDFVITSKTPGKSVTNSFTIGKEADITTMDGKKIKCIVNIEGSKLVCKTDRLRHVQELKGGEMVETLTIGSTTLTRKSKRI; translated from the exons ATGGACTTCAGTGGAACGTGGCAGGTCTACGCTCAGGAGAACTACGAGGAGTTCCTCAGGGCCCTGG AGCTCCCAGAAGATGTCATCAAAGTGGCCAAGGACATCAAGCCAATCACTGAGATCAAGCAGAGTGGCAATGACTTTGTCATCACCTCCAAGACTCCCGGAAAGTCTGTGACCAACTCGTTTACCATCGGCAAGGAGGCTGATATCACCACCATGGACGGCAAGAAGATCAAG TGCATTGTCAATATTGAGGGCAGCAAACTGGTCTGCAAAACTGACAGGCTCCGCCATGTCCAAGAGCTCAAAGGAGGAGAGATGGTTGAG ACTTTGACCATTGGGTCGACAACTCTCACCAGAAAGAGCAAACGGATATAA